In the genome of Natronorubrum daqingense, the window CATCATCTCGCGCGATTTGCCGAGTCGAGCCTCGAGTTCCTCTTCGTAGGCCTCGAGGTCGATTTCGGTGCGCGCGGCACCGGAGTCCATCGCAGCTTCGGCGATCGACGGCGCGACGCGGAAGAGGACCCGCGGGTCGACGGGTTTCGGGATGATATAGTCCGGACCGTACTGGATCGGGTCGTCGCCGTAGGCCTTGACGACTGCGTCCGGAACGTCCTGGCGGGCGAGATCGGCCAGCGCTTGGGCGCAAGCCACCTTCATCTCTTCGTTGATCTCGGTCGCGCGCACGTCCAGCGCGCCACGGAAGATGAACGGGAAGCCGAGCACGTTGTTGACCTGATTCGGGTAATCCGAACGGCCCGTCGCCATGATGACGTCGTCGTCGCGGGCGGCTTTCGCCTCCTCGTAGCCGATCTCCGGGTCCGGGTTAGCCATCGCGAAGACGATCGGATTCGCGTTCATCGACTGGACCATCTCCTGGGAGACGATTCCGCCGATCGAGAGGCCGACGAACACGTCTGCACCCTCCATCGCGTCCGCGAGGTCGCCTTCTGGAACGTCACGGGCGAATTGCTGTTTGTACTCGTTGACGTCGCCTCGCTGTGCCCGCTCGGCGGTGATGATCCCCGAGGAGTCACACATGGTAATGTTTTCTTTCTCACACCCGAGTGAAACGTAGAATCGGGCGGTTGCGATGGCACTCGCGCCAGCACCCGAGAAGACGATTTCGAGATCCTCGAGGTCCTTCTCTGCAATATCGGCGGCGTTGAGCAACGCGGCTCCAGAGATGATCGCCGTGCCGTGTTGGTCGTCGTGGAATACCGGAATGTCGATCTCCTCGCGCAGGCGTTCCTCGACGGTGAAACACTCGGGAGCTTTGATGTCCTCGAGGTTGACGCCGCCGAAGGTCGGTTCCATCATTTTGACGGCTTCGACGAGTTTGTGCGGGTCGGCTTCGTCGAGTTCGATGTCGAAAACGTCGATGTCGGCGAAGCGTTTGAAGAGGACGCCTTTCCCCTCCATCACCGGCTTGGACGCCTGTGCACCGATATCGCCGAGACCGAGGACGGCCGAGCCATTCGAGACGACACCGACGAGGTTGCCTTTTGCCGTGTACGTGTAGGCTTCGTCGTCCGCTTCGTCGATTTCTAAACACGGGGCGGCGACGCCGGGTGAATACGCGAGCGAGAGATCCCGCTGGGTATTCGTCGATTTCGTCGTCGAAATCTCTATTTTTCCGGGAGGATCGGTGCGGTGATACTCGAGTGAGTCCTCGTCTAATCCCATACCGGGGACACTGCAGGGGAGTACTAAAAACAATGTGGAGGTGAGTTTCGACGGATGACGTATTCCCTCGGGCGTGGGTCGTCGTTTTGGGCGCGAATTCGTTCGGTGATTCGACCGTTTTATACGCACCGCCCAAGTGAGGTGGCGTATGGACGTCGCGCTCGGTGGGACGTTCGACCCCGTCCACGATGGGCATCGTCGGCTCTTCGAACGGGCGTTCGAACTCGGGGATGTGACCGTGGGACTGACAAGTGACGAGCTCGCTCCAAAGACACGACACGTCGAACGACGCGTGAGATCGTTCGACGAGCGAAAAGCGAATCTCGAGGCGGAACTCGAGCCAATCGCGGCGACTCACGGCCGCGAGTTCGAGGTTCGATGTCTCGAGAAGCCGACTGGTATCGCTACAGAGCCCCAGTACGACTACCTCGTCGTCTCTCCTGAGACCCGTGAGGGTGGCGAGCGAATCAACGAGATTCGTGAAGAACAGGGCCACGACCCACTCGAGGTCGTCGTCGTCGAGCACATGCGCGCCGACGATGGTGATATCATCTCGAGTACGCGAATCGTGATGGGCGAAATCGACGAACACGGGAACGTAGTCGAGGAAGAAGAAACGGACCCCCGATAGCACCTGTTACTCGACGTGAGCGTCTGATTGTACGTACGTCACACTGTCGAGAATTCACGCCCGCCGTGAACGGCGGGATTCTCTCGCTGCTCAAAGATAGTTTCACCACCGTATCGTCCACGTACACTGACGCAGTGTGAGACTGTGGGAGTGAAACGATCGGAACGGCAAACAATCAGCCTACCACTGGGGCGGCTCGAGACCCGCATCCGCGAGGATATCTTTCCACCGGGATTGAATCGAAAGCCGTGAGACACCTGCTGCCTCGGCGACATCACCCTGCGTTCGGCCGTCGCCTGCGACGAGTGAACCAGCGTAGATACTCGCCGCGAGAACGGGTTGCTTCGATCGGTCTTCGTCCGGGACATCGGCGAGAAAGAGGTCGACCGCACACGAACGAGCGTCGCTCGTAAGCTCGAGGCGATCGGCCACCTGGTCCAGTTCCTCGAGCCAGTCATCGTACTCGAGTCTGTCGCGGGCGGAGTGCATACGCCGACGTATTGCCCCAATGAGGATAACGTTACGGGTCACGCCATACATATCGATAATTCGACCTGATTCGGTGTGCAAATCTCCGAAACAGTGGTCCAATGGGGTTCTGTCCCGGACAACGTTCAGCTACGAACGAGTCCGGAAATTGGCCGTTCACTGCCAATTTCACTAGGATACAACTACTAAACCGTGGTACTCGCGCCAGTATACGATGACGCTCGTCGTTCGGGTTCGGACCACGGCTGCGTCTCGTCTATGAAAGAGCCAACCTGCAAGCTTGTGTGTACCGGTTGCGGCCTCGAGATGCCGTATCGGAATCGATCGCTGGCCGAACAAGCGGCGGAACTCCACCAACTCCGGGATGCAGAGCATGTGACGTTTATCGTGCCGCCGGACTGGTCGCCCGAAGAGCCAGTGAAACAGCGATGACGCGTATCGACAGGTACTTACTCAGTTCGTGAAAATTTGTTCGTGAGCGCGGGTAGCCAAGCCAGGCCAACGGCGCAGCGCTTAGGACGCTGTCCCGTAGGGGTCCGCCGGTTCAAATCCGGTCCCGCGCATTCTCCGCGAACAACCCCGTGAGCGGAGAATGCGGTCGGCGGTTCGAATTAGACCGAGGTTCTGTGCCCACGGCGCAGGTTCTCGGGCGTGGTTCGAATCCGGTCCCGCGCATTGTTGCGGCGAGCAAATACGCGAGCTACAGCTCTCGAGTATCGGACCGAAGCTGAAACTGGCCACTGCCCCAACAGTGGCCTCGAGTGAAGTCGAAACGCAACGTGGCAGACACGCGTCAGACGGTCCACAACGTTTATTCGCGCGGACACGACTTATATGATCAATGGACGGCTTAGACGACGTGTTCGGCGATCTCTATTCGGACGTCGATGGGGTTTTCCTCTTCTCGCCGAGTGGCTCGTATTACGAGCGATTCAAAGCGATCGAGGATGTCGACGTAGTCGTCGTCGGAACGGAAAACGCGGTGGGTGCAGAGACGTTCGTCGAACTCCCACTCTCGTTCGACGATCTTACCGACCGAATTCGATTCGCGCTCGAGGGCGCACTCGAACAGGACGTCATCGAAGACGGGGACGAACTCGTCTGTGCGACGAGTGTGTTCAGCGGCGAAACCGATACGCTCGCGCGCGTTCGTGCGGACGGCGAGGCACACACCGGCATTTACGACCTCTTCGTGAAATCTCGAGCGGACCCGGAAGTGATTAAATCCGTCCTCGAGTTGGCGATCGAACTCGGACAGAAGGGACAGAAAGGAAAGCCCGTCGGTGCGCTCTTCGTCGTCGGCGACGCGGGCAAGGTGATGAACAAATCCCGACCGCTGTCGTACAATCCGTTCGAGAAATCCCACGTCCACGTCGGCGACCCCATCGTCAACGTGATGTTAAAGGAGTTCTCGCGACTCGACGGTGCGTTCGTCATCTCCGATGCGGGGAAGATCGTCTCCGCCTATCGATACCTCGAGCCGTCGGCCGAGGGCGTCGACATTCCGAAAGGACTCGGCGCGCGGCACATGGCCGGGGGTGCGATCACTCGAGATACGAACTCGATAACGATCGTGCTCTCGGAGAGTGATGGGCTCGTCCGGGCGTTCAAGGCCGGTGAGCTTATTTTGGAGGTCGATCCGGAGGCGTACTGATATGGACTGGCAGACCCTCATCGACGAACCGGCCGTCATAGCCATGGCGGTGTTGGCACTCGGTGTCGTCGTCGGCTACCTCGTCGGCCGACTCAACGAAGAACTGTTGACGGCATCCGGTGTTCCGGACGCGGTCGAGGGAACGCCATTCGAGCGGACCGCCCAGTCGATCGGCACGTCGACGGTCGAAATCGTCGCTCGATTGAGTTCGTGGTTCATCTACGGCATCGCCGTCCTCACGGCGATTCACATCGCGCAGTTACTCGACACCGATGCGTTCTGGATGCGGGTAACGGAGTTCATTCCGCAAGTGTTCATCGCCGTTCTCGTCCTCATCGTCGGCTTCATCGTCGCCGATAAGGCCGAGTTGGTCGTCGGCGAGTCGCTTCGCGGCGTTAAAGTCCCGGAAGTCTCGTTGGTGCCGAAACTCGTCAAGTACACCG includes:
- a CDS encoding transcription initiation factor IIB family protein, whose translation is MHSARDRLEYDDWLEELDQVADRLELTSDARSCAVDLFLADVPDEDRSKQPVLAASIYAGSLVAGDGRTQGDVAEAAGVSRLSIQSRWKDILADAGLEPPQW
- the dacZ gene encoding diadenylate cyclase DacZ; this encodes MDGLDDVFGDLYSDVDGVFLFSPSGSYYERFKAIEDVDVVVVGTENAVGAETFVELPLSFDDLTDRIRFALEGALEQDVIEDGDELVCATSVFSGETDTLARVRADGEAHTGIYDLFVKSRADPEVIKSVLELAIELGQKGQKGKPVGALFVVGDAGKVMNKSRPLSYNPFEKSHVHVGDPIVNVMLKEFSRLDGAFVISDAGKIVSAYRYLEPSAEGVDIPKGLGARHMAGGAITRDTNSITIVLSESDGLVRAFKAGELILEVDPEAY
- a CDS encoding phosphopantetheine adenylyltransferase; amino-acid sequence: MDVALGGTFDPVHDGHRRLFERAFELGDVTVGLTSDELAPKTRHVERRVRSFDERKANLEAELEPIAATHGREFEVRCLEKPTGIATEPQYDYLVVSPETREGGERINEIREEQGHDPLEVVVVEHMRADDGDIISSTRIVMGEIDEHGNVVEEEETDPR
- a CDS encoding NADP-dependent malic enzyme, encoding MGLDEDSLEYHRTDPPGKIEISTTKSTNTQRDLSLAYSPGVAAPCLEIDEADDEAYTYTAKGNLVGVVSNGSAVLGLGDIGAQASKPVMEGKGVLFKRFADIDVFDIELDEADPHKLVEAVKMMEPTFGGVNLEDIKAPECFTVEERLREEIDIPVFHDDQHGTAIISGAALLNAADIAEKDLEDLEIVFSGAGASAIATARFYVSLGCEKENITMCDSSGIITAERAQRGDVNEYKQQFARDVPEGDLADAMEGADVFVGLSIGGIVSQEMVQSMNANPIVFAMANPDPEIGYEEAKAARDDDVIMATGRSDYPNQVNNVLGFPFIFRGALDVRATEINEEMKVACAQALADLARQDVPDAVVKAYGDDPIQYGPDYIIPKPVDPRVLFRVAPSIAEAAMDSGAARTEIDLEAYEEELEARLGKSREMMRVVLNKAKSEPKTVALAEGENEKMIRAAYQIQEQGIALPVLIGDESEIRQTAANLGLDFDPQVADPAVGDYEGYADRLHELRARKGVTRTEAGDMIERDSNYFGSVMVEQGDADAMLTGLSHHYPSALRPPLQVIGTADDVDYAAGVYMLAFKNRVIFVADATVNQAPDEEVLAEVTKQTGKLARRFNIEPRAALLSYSNFGSVNNEGTRKPRNAARMLQDDPEIDFPVDGEMQADTAVVEDILEGTYGFSELEQPANVLVFPNLESGNIGYKLLQRLGGADAIGPMLVGMDKPVHVLQRGDEVKDIVNLAGVAVVDAQQE
- a CDS encoding mechanosensitive ion channel family protein, whose protein sequence is MDWQTLIDEPAVIAMAVLALGVVVGYLVGRLNEELLTASGVPDAVEGTPFERTAQSIGTSTVEIVARLSSWFIYGIAVLTAIHIAQLLDTDAFWMRVTEFIPQVFIAVLVLIVGFIVADKAELVVGESLRGVKVPEVSLVPKLVKYTVLFVTFVIALGQIGVFVSPLLILLTVIAIGAVIVGAIASQDFLVSSAAGIYLLLNQPYGIGDRVEIGEQSGIVQEVDLFVTKIEDDSEEYIVPNRKVFEEGIVRVRD